GATGACGCGGGTGGCCTCGATGCCGTTCATGCCCGGCATGGACACGTCCATCAGGATCACGTCGGGGTGCAGGGCCCGGGCCTTGAGCACGGCGTCTTCGCCGCTGTCGGCCTCGCCCAGCACGCGCAGGTCGCTTTCGCCCTCCAGCAGCTCGCGGGTGCCCTTGCGGACGACGGGGTGGTCGTCCACCAGGAGCAAGGTGATGGGCCGCCCGTGGACGGAGGAGGTGTCGCGGTCGAGCATGGAGGCAGGATACCCGCGCGGGCACGGAAGAGGGGCCGCATCCACGCGCGGAATGCGGCCCCGGGGAGACAGGCGGCTTACGACTTGCTGAGGTCCTTCCAGTAGGTCCCGGTGCGGAAGGCGAGCATGGGATTGAAGGTCTCGCGGCTGATGCCCTGAAGGTTGTCGCGGTAGGCGAGGATGCCGGGGTTGCTCGGCATCAGGACGTAGTAGGCCTGATCGAGGGCGCGGCGGGCGACCTGGCCGTACAGCTCATTGCGGCGCTCGGCGTCGGTGATCGTGCGCGCCTCCCCAATCCAGCCGTCGATCTGCGCGTCTTTGAAGTTCAGCCGGGGCTGGTAGTACCCGTCGCTGGCGTAGAAGGTGTGGACGAAGTTGTCGGCGTCGGCGTAGTCGGGGGCCCAGCCCGTGATGATCATGACCTCACGCCCGGCGCCGCCGTCCTCGAGGATCTCGCTCCACTGCTTGCTCTGGATGTTCACCCGGAACTTGGGGTTCAGCGACTCGATGTTGCGCTTGAGCAGCTCCATCGCGGTCTGGGCGGGCACGCTCCCGGCGCGGTAGGTGGCGGTCAGGGTAAAGCCCTGCTGCCACACCCGGCCCCCCCACGCCCGCTGGAACGCCTGCCGGGCGGCATCGAGGTTAAACTCCGGCGCCGCGAGGCTCTGGTCGTAGCCCGGGAAGGTGTCGGGGAGCAGGAAGTTGCGCGCCTCGCCCTTGCCGCCCTGCACCTCCTCGATGTAGGTGGGCACGTCGAAGGAGGCCACGAAGCCGCGCCGCACGTCCACGTCGCTGAAGAAGTTGGCCGGGATGCCCTGCCCGTTGAGCTGACCGCTCCCGAGCAGCGAGGCGTCCTTGATGTTCTGGTTCATCGAGATGCCGAAGGCGCTGATGTCGGGCAGGTCGTCGAGGACGGCGACCCCCGGCTGGCCGCGAAGCTGCTCCTCCACGATGGGCCGCCCACCCGTCTCGATCAGGTCGGCGTCACCGCGCAAAAAGGCCTGCTGCCGCGCCGCCTGCTCGGGCACGACCTGGATGATCACGTTCTTGATCTTCGCCTTCTCACCCCAGTAGTCCGCGAAGGCCTCGGCGGTCAGGGCGCTGGAGGTCTTCTGGAGAAAGCGGTACGCGCCCGTGCCGCTGGGGTTTTGCGCGAGGGGGCTGCCTGTGAGGTCTTGGCCCACCGCCGCCTTCCAAGTCGCCTCGGTGCCGTCCCACTCACCGATTTTCTTGGCGTGCTCGCTGTCCACGATGCTCTGGCCGGTGTAGGCGAGCTTG
The Deinococcus planocerae genome window above contains:
- a CDS encoding ABC transporter substrate-binding protein encodes the protein MKNSLSLRAAALATLALALAACDNRNANNNSGTTSAGGGTSTASGATGTLVVQESADIPTLDPGTTYDTSSGQVVENLYETLLTYQGSSLSDLRPLLATEWRAANDGREYRFTLREGVKFHSGNDFTCADAEYTFRRNLVTNTSDSGNWFLSESLLGTGSNANDDSSITWERITNAVKCDGGTLVFTLPKVDPAFLSKLAYTGQSIVDSEHAKKIGEWDGTEATWKAAVGQDLTGSPLAQNPSGTGAYRFLQKTSSALTAEAFADYWGEKAKIKNVIIQVVPEQAARQQAFLRGDADLIETGGRPIVEEQLRGQPGVAVLDDLPDISAFGISMNQNIKDASLLGSGQLNGQGIPANFFSDVDVRRGFVASFDVPTYIEEVQGGKGEARNFLLPDTFPGYDQSLAAPEFNLDAARQAFQRAWGGRVWQQGFTLTATYRAGSVPAQTAMELLKRNIESLNPKFRVNIQSKQWSEILEDGGAGREVMIITGWAPDYADADNFVHTFYASDGYYQPRLNFKDAQIDGWIGEARTITDAERRNELYGQVARRALDQAYYVLMPSNPGILAYRDNLQGISRETFNPMLAFRTGTYWKDLSKS